The window cttgctcaacggcAGATTtgttttcacctagtcagctcagggattcgaaccagcaactttttggttactggcccaaacctcttaaccactaggctactgcctCTTGAACTACGAAAGACGTAGAAACAAACTGTGGAATAAATCTGATCCTGAATGATGACATGTCTTCTCTGTGTCTATCCTGTGTGATAAGTATTCAGATGGAGTCCCCTCCTCTGGTGAAGGCAGCAGCGTCCGTGTTGAAGGAGCTGTGCTACAACAACAAGGAGGAGCTGCAGGCCGGCTTCATCACTGCAGGCTGGGACAGGAAGAAAGGGCCACAGGTGATGCCATGGGGCGTAACAAACAGAGATAGAATAGAGCACGAtagaatagaacacacacacacaatttctaACCGTTATTTCACCTCTAGGTTTACACGGTGGCCTTGGGCGGTATGTTACTCAGTCAGCCGTTCACCATCGGAGGATCAGGGAGCACGTACATCTACGGTTACGCCGACGCCAAATACAAACCTGACATGAGCAGAGAGGAGTGCCTGCAGTTTGCTACAAATGGTAAAAGTAGATTTTTCCTGTAGAATCTCATTAGGCTTCATTGTTTTATTAGAATGGCACTGTTTTCATATTGGATAAAAGACGCCAGAtaagacattttattttattgaaaacATCTTCCTGTGGGACAGGAGAGTGATTGTAGGATGGGTTTGCTATGGGATTATTGGCACTGGAACACAAGAGAGCTGTTCCTGAAAAAGTGGACAGATATGGTCTCATACCCATCTCTACCTGCTTTCTGATCtattttcctctctttcctcccctttaTTTTTCTCCTGTTCACCCCACCTAGCTCTGGCCCTAGCTATGGGCAGAGACAATGTCAGCGGAGGCGTAGCACACCTGGTAGTGATCACCGAGGAGGGGGTGGAGCATGTGGTCATCCCTGGAGACAAGCTACCCAAGTTCCACGATGAGTAGAGTGACACTACAATCAACCAATCAGTAACACTCTGTGAAATGAATCTTCACTCAATCATTCACGGTTGTCCATACATGCAGAACTTGGTGTTCATATGCCTGACTATTCACATCAGTTTTGGGACTGCGGATTGAAAAACAATCATGATTTCCAAGAGACCAATGTGAAAATCTTCTCTGGTTCTGCCTATGTGTTTCATAATCTACACTGTGTTCATGTTGTTTATGTGCATTATATTTTGTTTACTTAATGACCTCTGGGTGGAATCAATAAAATCTTAAGAAATAATATGTGTACACAGCATGTAAGTGTGTTTGATTATAAATATGTAAATCTGACAGACCCCACTATAATTGAGTAGGCTATTGCTGAGGGAATACCTCCTATTTAATTTGAGGCATCATTAGCAATAGATAATTAGTCAATATTATACTGTCTGTATCTAAACCTAGGTATTTACAAGACAGCAACATACAAATCATTACAATTAGTACATATTGGTACAACTTAAAACTTTTatatgatgagtgagaaagtgcATGATGAGTGCACAAATAGCATACCCCCAAGATATGCTAATccctcaccattacaataacaggggaggttggcactttctcactcatcattattcacgattcaccCGTAATCATGTTCAtgtccacatgaatgtagaatgtttaaaaacattcaattcttatgtacaatgaaagtgactcccaaatggcacaatacattatttaccattcatttctattgggcacaaaatattcTGAAACACATCCggaacaaacagaaaatgcatccaacacGTTTAGAGTCACATGCTTGATGTCGTCATTGCGTGCTATACATATGAGCCCAAATACTTCACTTTTtaatactttaatacacatatgagtgaatttgtcccaatacttctgctcccctaaaatgggggactatgtacaaaaagtgttgTAATTTCTATACGGTTCATCCGCTATGGATGAAAACACCCTCGAATGAAAGCTGACAGTCTACACTTTAACCtcgtagtcattgtatcatttcaaatccaaattgttggagtacagagccaaaccCAAAAACTAAAACGTTTATTGAGAAATTATATCAGCCTCTCACCTGCCGGTCTGTGACTGACAATGTAACTTTCATTTTCAGTTTATGCCAGAAAATGGTGGACGAGACAGAAATGAATGACGGTTGATTTGAGTTGATTCCTAATACAACAGTACAGTTGAATAGTAATCATTCGTGTAAGTCCTAAATGAGGCGTCGTTTGgcgttttctttttcttttcttttcatttCGCGTTGAATCAATAGGCTTCTCACACACCGTGCTCACTGCACAGGTATCAGCGCGACCAGCCACAAAACTAAAGTGCTTTAATAATGTTAGATGAATCATCAGAGCCAGGGTGGCTTTCCGAAGAAGTCAAAACTGGGGTGAGTATCATTTAATGACATGTTTGGACCAGGAATTGATGTTAGCCGAGAGAAGTGTTCTCATTGTAAAATCTTGGGgtgtgtatttctgtttttgttaattttttattaaCGTATAAACACAGTCTATTGGTTCATGTCAAAGTGAACGTAACTATGTTGAGTCATTCAATTGAGTCATTTAATTATGCACTTAATCAAAATTGTGTCTGTGCTTTGCTTTCAGACCACCATCATTGCTATTGAGTTTGATGGAGGTGTGGTGCTGGGCTCTGACTCTCGAGTGTCTGCTGGGTAAGTCGCTGTTCCAAGTCTTAGAGAGACAATCATTTACTATGACCATTAAAAAAAGTCCTCCCTCAAACCTCAGTTTTCCCTCCACCcatcccccctcttccctccttccctcataGGGAGACTGTGGTGAACCGGGTGATGAACaagctctctctcctccatgacaAGATCTACTGCGCCCTGTCAGGCTCGGCTGCAGACGCCCAGACCATTGCTGAGATGGTCAACTACCAGCTGGATGTGCACAGGTATTACCCACTGCATGTCTATGTATTGTGGTTGGCAAAACTCTAGTGCTCTGTGTAACACATTTGGTTGAGTTAAATGTACGGAAAAGGTTTTCTAGACAGACACTGTGCATTTTCACGTGTTCTCATGGGGGGTTGCTTATATAGTCGCAGTTAAAGAATTCTGCTATTGAGCTGTGACTTGTGACCTCTTGAACTCAGCATTGAGGTTGGAGAGGATCCTCAAGTTCGTTCAGCTGCCACTCTGGTGAAAAACATCTCGTACAAGTACAAAGAAGAGCTGTCAGCACATCTCATTGTTGCCGGGTGGGACAAGAAAGGAGGGGGACAGGTTAGTCATTACAttggtattttgtatttattagggatccagcagctactctttctggggtccaaacacattaaggcacttacatcacacataaaacaaaacataaaacagtacatcatataacatttttacaccactacatatctacaatacaaaatgtaaagTATTAcagtgtacatgtgtgtagagtgcgtgagttagcgtctgtgtgcgtgtgcctgtacCTGTGCGTGTCTCTTCACactccccgctgttccataaagtgtattatttttgtatatttttttatctgattctactgcttgcatcagttacctgatgtggaatagagttccatgtactcaatactctatgtagtactgtccGCCTCCCAtagacttggggattgtgaagagagtGGCACTTGAGTGGCACTTGGGGATGccacctctggtggcatgtcttatgAGGTacgcatgggtgtctgagctgtgtgctagtagtttaaacagacagctcggcgcattcagcttgtcaacactccttacaaaaacaagtagtgatgaagtcaatctctcttccactttgagccatgagagattgacatgcatattattaatgtgaGCTCcccgtgtacttttaagggccagccgtgctgccctgttctgagccaattgtcaTTTTCCTTTGTCCCTCTTtttggcacctgaccacactactgaacaataatccaggtgcgacaaaactagggcctgtaggacctgccttgttgataatgttgttaaaatggcactttattatggacagacttctccccatcttagctactgttgtatcaatacattttgaccattacagtttactcatctcaacttgctcattattatttttttttacaccccctttttctccccaattttgtggtatccaattgctggtagttactgtcttgtctcatcgctataaCTCCCTCATGGACTTGGgagagtcatgtgtcctccgaaacacaacccaaccaagcttaacacagcgtgcatccaacctggaagccagccgcaccaatgtgtcagatgaAGCACCGTACCGTagacctagcgacctggtcagtgtgcactgcacccggcccgccacaggagtcgctagtgcatgatgagacaaggatatccctgccggccaagccctccctaacccggacgacggtgggccaattgtgcactgccccatgggcctcccggtcgcgaccGGCTGCGAtggagcctgggctcaaacccagggtctctggtggcacagccctagaccactgcgccacccgggaggccccaatttccacattattcattataagatttagttgaggttttgTCCcaaaatgatttgtcccaaattcaATGCTGtatgtttttgaaatatttaggactgacTTATTcgttgccacccattctgaaactaacttcagctctttgttaagtgttgcgaTCATTTCAGTCACtttagtagctgatgtgtatagggttgagtcatccgcatacatagacacacttgCTTTACTCAAAGACAgaggcatgtcgttagtaaagtttttttttaaagtatgggGCCTAAACAGCTGGATTACGttggagaagcttccattaaagaacaccctctgtggtggcaggtagccttgtggttaaaGCTTTGGACTAGGAACCAGAcagttgcaagatcaaatccctgagctgacaatgtaaaaatctgttgtttggcccctgaacaaggcagttaacccactgttcctagaccagttaatccactgttcctagaccagttaacccactgttcctaggctgtcattaaaaataagaatttcttcttaactgacttgcctagttaaataaaagtaaaatatatatatattttttaaagacaggtaactctttatccacaatatagcagggggtgtaaagccagaaCGCATACGTTTATCCAGCAGTaaactatgatcgataatgtcaaaagctgcactgaagtctagcaaaacagctcccacaatctttttatcatacatttctgttctgccaatcatcagtcatttgtgtaggtgttgtgcttgttgaatgtccttccctataagtgtaCTGAAAGTCTGTTGCCAATTTGTTtgctgtaaaatagcattgtatctggtcaaatacAATTAGTTCCAAAAGTTGACTAAGGGTTGGTAGTAACAGGCTGATTAAATAGAAATGCACATCTATAAACACTAGTCCAATCTGTATTAATTGATTTTTGTGTCCCTTTCAGGAAATGTTCTTGCATCTGGAACAGTTTAACTAATCCCTGAAGCTTAGAAGAGGTcattttaaatatacatttttttgttaaatAGTGTTGAGTGTTTGCTCAACAAAATGTACCATGAGTACAATTACAGAATCAAACTCAGCTGCCTCAAACTCACAGTTGTTCACTAGTCTGCATAATATTGAACTTTTTCAGAGTTTGCTAGGTTGCTGTGCTCAAGCATTCCCCTCTCATTGACCCCTCCCAGGTGTATGTGACCCTGAATGGCCTGTTGTCCAGACAACCCTTTGCGGTCGGCGGCTCCGGAAGCTCCTACGTCTATGGGTTTGTTGATGCAGAGTACCGGAAGGCCATGAGCAAAGAGGACTGCCAACAGTTTGTTGTCAACAGTGAGTGACCAAAAGTGtacttttaaaataaaataaatgtgttgATGTCCAGTTATGACCTAAACAGCATGAATTAGAAGCTGTTAAGATGTGTCATTTGTCAATAATAtgctctcactcgctctctttcttcacctctcctctctcagcactTTCATTGGCCATGAGTCGAGATGGTTCCAGCGGAGGTGTGGCCTACCTTGTCACTATTGATGAAAAAGGTGCAGAGGAGAAATGCATCCTGGGCAACGAGTTGCCCACATTTTATGATCAGTGAAAACTGGCTTGTGGAAACAGTAACACTGAAGTTGTCGTAGTTATGAAACAGTGAGTGGACATATGGCCACCTTACGAACAAACAATACTATTAAATCCACACAGGATATAGAATGTTTGGATAGGGGTATGAATCATGCTGGCACAATGTCAAATATTCTCACTACACATGCCATTTTCAAAATTATTCATAATTGTTATGCCCTCTGTTGAAGACACTGATTTTATTTTGGGTAGCCAGGGACCTGAAGCTGGACTGTGTTTTTGGGTGATTCACAAGTAAATTCAACTTTCCCATGGATATTTCTCAGCATGTTTTTTTCAACCCCAAAACAACTATTCAAGAAGTCTTCTGCCACCTTCAAAAGTAATGCTAATTTGAGTTATTATGATTATGTCTACCATATATAATGAAGCGTTCAAagcaactgggaactcggatatCTCTGACTTCCGACTTCGGGGTGTTCAAAACAACCGGGAACTTGGAAATaaactagctccgactgggaaaaatcgttttgaatgttcatccaactcggaattccaactcaggaactctggcctctttctagagctccgaactttctgacctgaagatcactgacgtcatgatttcacCTCGTATTTTTCTGAGTCCCCAGTTGCACTGGTGAGGCCATGGGAATATTTGTATCAAATTGTATTAATTTTAGGATGATTAGTCAGTTACAAAGTGGATATGAAGCCTGGCTTAAaataattatcctaacctgctgcgtaaattctCCTGCTACGAAAATGTTatttaatttgacaaaagctggattcCTTCAAACCATGACTgattatttggctgtccccataggagaaacctttgtggttccaggtataaccttttttggttccaggtataactattttgggttccatgtagaaccttctgtggaaagggatctacatgaaacccaaaaggcttcttcaaaaggttctcctCTGGGGAGAGCTGAAGCTGCCCTTTTagattctagatagcactttttttctaagagtgtagggtaAACCTGTTaccatagagtaccacagtatgagtcataatacccataaaacctagtggtcaaacagggaaattgtTCCAATCGCTTTTCCACCATTCATATTTCCCATAGggtattttagaaacacttaaaataagggctgtgtttcattttaggcttaccctggcgggacgttttttatttttttaaactgtgtaaatctctctaggacaaggggacttttatcaatatactgtataatgttagttaaatgtagtaatgaatacattggctacatttatttcaatggacAATTCTGtaaactgtcttgtgcaagttttaaattgacataatacctgttagcaaaggtgtcagatagagatgatgtgcaggagcttgcatggatttgtagttttgcattaTGTCTACTTTAATGCTGATTAGCATGTTCAAAtatgagagtaaatagagccgaatatatcgataaaagtcaccttgtccgagacagatttacatggttatcaaaatgtaATCCCAGGGTAAGCATACAGATAACACTGCCCTGGCCTCATAGACAACTTtttaactacttactactttttttgctaaccctaaccattttagctaacccttcccctaatttAACCCCTAgcccagctaacattagccagctagctaactttagccacctagctagaattagtaacatattgtaatgaaacaggcagggagcaggtctcgaaccctcgaccttcggcGCACtgtcgactgtgccgcaaaagcattcTCGTGCGGCAgtgtcgatttccgcgcttataaacccagcgTCGTTACACTATCATACGTTAAGTAAATTCGTAACACATagtacgaaatgggtgatggaaaTCCACAAATGAATATATACCATTTGAGTGTTGTggatttatgtacagaataatatgaaatgctaaGAGACCagattgaataaatgaatggtggaattgaataaatgaatggtggaaaaacgatgctaggttttatgggtattatgacacctccactgtggggatCTATTAACCACTATGCTAAGTGTGCAAGCGTTATTGTCTGGTATTTATTATGGCGCAGAATAAACGCTAAATGGAAAGGTGCTTGATATTGTGGAGAATACTGTCGCCTGAGTTTAAGGCATATGTGAAATTGAAACTAAAACGCAGACTGAAAACAGCTGAAACAATCCATTCCGTGGAAAGATCTCCGCGAATTCGCGGGTTTGACATCGCTCACCTTTTAATTAATAGGTTATAGATTAAAAACAATTATCGACGACAAAAATGATGCTTAGAACGTGCGTGTTCGCTATGGCTGTAGGTCTATGCATTGACATAACCACATTTTGCGCCACGGGTTTTGGCGCATCTATTTCCAAAACTGGACCAATAAGTTTTGACGTTTTCGGAAATCTGTTGCGTCTATGGGTTGTAGCGGGGATTCGATTAGTTATACTAGTTGGTGTATCGCTACTCACACTAGGATCGATTAAACCCGTATTGAAGCGCTGGTTAGCAGTGCACTGTTTCCTTGCCCCGGTCTACGAGACCGGGCAACTGATGCTGCATGGCAGTTCACCGGAGAGCACGCATGGATCGTTGGGGGGTCCAAGTTTGTGGCTATTGTGTACCGcggcagcagctgcagcagcccTGTTTTGGGAGAAAACCTTCCCTGACAGCAACGAAGAAAGTAACGGGAAAGAGAAGACACAGAAGGCACGAGTGCTGTTCATGAGAGTCCTCTACTTCTACAGACCTGACACCCTCCTTTTGGTTGGAGCGTTTATATTCCTGTCACTGGCTGTCCTCTGTAAGTATTTTATTGTTTTAACAAATATTACTGAGTATTATATGATGATGatcattatgatgatgatggcgagtatgatgaggatgatgacggAGGTGTGCGTTTTCAGGTGAAATGTTCATCCCATTCTATACAGGAAAGGTGATTGACATCTTGGCTTCCCAGTACAAGTGGAATGACTTTCTCACAGCTATCATCCTCATGGGGCTCTACTCTTTGGGAAGGTGAGCAGATACACCAGAGAGCTTCCTATCTGTTTTTCACCACTACGGCCTTCATCAGTTTCGCACATTACATATTGTAGTttgtgtaatgtatgtatgtaacgGTTATTGAATACACCGATTTCACCGCTGCAAGTGAACATCAGCATCAGGTTGATTATTTCAACACTGCTACAGTTTATGGTGTCTGTTTCAGCTCATTCAGTGCAGGCTGTCGTGGAGGCCTCTTCATGTGTGCCATCAACAGCTTCACCTCTCGAATGAAAGTAGAGCTGTTTGGGGCCCTGGTGAAGCAGGAGATCAGCTTCTTTGAGACCATCAAGACAGGTAGAGACACGTTTATTGATTACCCCAAACAAGAACTAATGATCAGTATGCGATCTGTTGTCTTGTTGGAATGTGTGGCATCCTTGTTTGTTCATGAAATGACTGTAACTGGAATGCACTTCCTATTGAACTTCCTCTGTCTTCCGACGTGTGGCTGAATATCTGTTGAACACCCCATCAGTTGGTTCTTCTATGCTCCTTGGTTATTCGACGAAGTTGCAGCAATTTACTTTCACCTCTGAACTCTCGTAGGTGACATCACGTCCAGGCTGTCCACAGACACCACTAAGATGGCCCGGGCGGTGGCCCTGAATGTCAACGTCCTACTGAGGACCCTCATTAAGATTGTGGGTATGCTGTCGCTCATGATGAGCCTGTCCTGGAAGCTCACTCTGCTCATGCTGATGGAGACGCCCGTCACCGGCCTGCTGCAAGGCATCTATGACAACTATTACCTGGTATAGTACaatctatctagaacctaaaagggttctttggctgtccccataggagaaccctttgaagaaccctttttggttccaggtagaacccgttcacaatagggttctacctggaaccaaaaagggttatcctatggggacagctgtggaacccttttggaacccttttttctaagagtgtactgtttGTGTCCAGATCAGAAGGTCCTGAACTAATCTATTGGTCCCTGCGAACCCTGAAATAAATCCCTGAAATGATCTAATGCAGAAGGCCCTGACATGTTTGGTGTGAAAATACAGTACATGAGATGGTAACTGCTAAATGTACTGGGTAACCTTATAAAATAAAGTCTAGTAAATGTTATTGTGTATTGACTGTTCCTCAGAGGCTCACTAAGGAGGTGCAGGACTCCATGGCCAGGGCGAACGAGGCAGCGGGGGAAACAGTAGCAGGAATCCGGACCGTGCGAAGCTTTAACACAGAGCGGAGTGAGGCTGGCCATTATGACCACAGGTTGATGGACACCCACAATCTCAAGACCAGGCGGGACACCGTCAGGGCAGTGTACGTGCTCCTGAGAAGAGTGAGTATGCAGGGATCACTCCCTGTCCCCTTAGGCTCAGAAGAGTTGAATGCTTCTGATGTGATCTTTATGTGATCTTCAGTGTATgtacttatgtgtgtgtgtgcgtgtgtgtgtgtgttaaagctAACAGCGCTGGTAATGCAGGTGGCCATGCTGTACTATGGCAGACTGTTTATCCAGCGAGGTCAGATGAGCACTGGGAACCTGGTCTCTTTCATcctctaccagtctaacctggGAACCAACATCAGGGTAGGCAACTaccagtgtgactgtttgagcaAGGCGAGGCACAGGATCACTAATCAAATATATTAACTAACCAATAGTAATATTGTCATTACATAGTACATAGTAATGGAAAAGTTTGATTGAAGAGGCAAGTAATACTAATGTTAGGGAAtgaaaaaataaacatgtttaaTGTCTGAGATACTGTTGAAAATTTTGTCTAACTATTGTTTATTGATTTACGATTATACATCTGTATAATACATCTGCCCTCTCCAGACTTTGATTAACATCTTTGGCGACATGCTGAACTCGGTGGGGGCGGCTGGTAAGGTGTTTGAGTATCTGGACAGAGAGCCCCAGGTCAGCACCAAGGGGACCCTCCAACCAGAGACCTTAACTGGACACGTCCACTTCCACAACCTCTCCTTCTCCTACCCCACCCGCCAGGAGCGCAAAGTACTGCAGGTAAAGCTCACCTGGGAGAAGGGTGGCAAAATTCTGGAAACATGAGAAAACCCTAACTGGCAGTTTTGCCATCACCACATTTTTCGACTTCACACGTACCCATTGCTAAGGGAGTGTGTCATTGGCTCTCTGCTTGTCTTAGGGCTTCTCTCTGGAGCTGAGGCCGGGTCAGCTGACTGCTCTGGTGGGGCCGTCAGGAGGGGGGAAGAGCACCTGTGTTAGTCTGCTGGAGAGGTTCTATCAGCCTCAGCAGGGAGAGATCCTATTGGATGGACAACCACTGCACAGCTACCAGCACCACTACCTACACAGGAAGGTAGTATAGAAAgctaccagcaccaccaccagcacACCTGCACAGCAGTCATAAGACTATACCTACACAGATATTGACACATTTACATCTCTAGAGAAAGCATAGCAGTCAAGATAACCAACTTTTCCATGCCTGTATGGCTACCAACATCATATACATTTTCGCTTGAGAAGAAACATAGCATTGGTTTTGATTGGCTGTTTGGTGATGGGTTTTGCCCTATGATTGGTTTTGCCCTACCAGGTGGCCATGGTGGGCCAGgaacctgttctgttctctggGTCCATCAAGGACAACATTGCCTACGGCCTGGCAGACTGCTCTCTGGAGAGGGTGCAGGAAGCTGCTCGCAGAGCCAACGCCCACAGCTTCATCAGCCAACTGGAAAAGGGTTATGACACAGGTACACTAGCAAATAggaatat of the Oncorhynchus tshawytscha isolate Ot180627B linkage group LG31, Otsh_v2.0, whole genome shotgun sequence genome contains:
- the LOC112229810 gene encoding proteasome subunit beta type-6-B like protein, producing the protein MDSQIKGVSTGTTILAVTFNGGVIIGSDSRASIGGYYVSSKTINKLIQVHDRIFCCIAGSLADAQAVTKAAKFQISFHSIQMESPPLVKAAASVLKELCYNNKEELQAGFITAGWDRKKGPQVYTVALGGMLLSQPFTIGGSGSTYIYGYADAKYKPDMSREECLQFATNALALAMGRDNVSGGVAHLVVITEEGVEHVVIPGDKLPKFHDE
- the psmb9a gene encoding proteasome subunit beta type-9, giving the protein MLDESSEPGWLSEEVKTGTTIIAIEFDGGVVLGSDSRVSAGETVVNRVMNKLSLLHDKIYCALSGSAADAQTIAEMVNYQLDVHSIEVGEDPQVRSAATLVKNISYKYKEELSAHLIVAGWDKKGGGQVYVTLNGLLSRQPFAVGGSGSSYVYGFVDAEYRKAMSKEDCQQFVVNTLSLAMSRDGSSGGVAYLVTIDEKGAEEKCILGNELPTFYDQ
- the LOC112229806 gene encoding antigen peptide transporter 2-like, which produces MMLRTCVFAMAVGLCIDITTFCATGFGASISKTGPISFDVFGNLLRLWVVAGIRLVILVGVSLLTLGSIKPVLKRWLAVHCFLAPVYETGQLMLHGSSPESTHGSLGGPSLWLLCTAAAAAAALFWEKTFPDSNEESNGKEKTQKARVLFMRVLYFYRPDTLLLVGAFIFLSLAVLCEMFIPFYTGKVIDILASQYKWNDFLTAIILMGLYSLGSSFSAGCRGGLFMCAINSFTSRMKVELFGALVKQEISFFETIKTGDITSRLSTDTTKMARAVALNVNVLLRTLIKIVGMLSLMMSLSWKLTLLMLMETPVTGLLQGIYDNYYLRLTKEVQDSMARANEAAGETVAGIRTVRSFNTERSEAGHYDHRLMDTHNLKTRRDTVRAVYVLLRRLTALVMQVAMLYYGRLFIQRGQMSTGNLVSFILYQSNLGTNIRTLINIFGDMLNSVGAAGKVFEYLDREPQVSTKGTLQPETLTGHVHFHNLSFSYPTRQERKVLQGFSLELRPGQLTALVGPSGGGKSTCVSLLERFYQPQQGEILLDGQPLHSYQHHYLHRKVAMVGQEPVLFSGSIKDNIAYGLADCSLERVQEAARRANAHSFISQLEKGYDTDVGERGGQMSGGEKQRIAIARALIREPQVLILDEVTSALDTESEHMVQEALASCPSQTLLVIAHRLKTIERADQIILIDQGTVLEQGTHQELMDRKGGYYKLRERLFTEDDTSH